Proteins found in one Miscanthus floridulus cultivar M001 chromosome 4, ASM1932011v1, whole genome shotgun sequence genomic segment:
- the LOC136549083 gene encoding uncharacterized protein: MRLIFFSRKRPADDLPLAPLKALKASLGSSAYWVVEAQAAIQRGAASTRVDPKEPAAQGGVAEVAPTRSNGAIVPFIAEAPGASEAEAMEAPAPTTAETAVSAIGVSASAEATMAEARAPKTAEAMIAEARAPEVTMAIVMAARPSVQVAEMQAAEASAVPLAQGPPLLRESAREMEVYPISSDNTSQAWEVVGVEETDAVEQLAPLLGEGSSALVRV; this comes from the exons atgag gttaattttctttagtcggaagcggcctgcggacgacctgCCCTTGGCGCCCCTCAAGGCGCTTAAGGCAAGCCTCGGCTCCTCCGCctactgggtggtggaggcacaagctGCCATCCAACGTGGCGCGGCATCgacgagggtcgacccaaaggaaccggctgcccaaggaggggttgccgaggtgGCCCCTACACGGTCGAATGGGGCCATCGTGCCCTTTATTGCCGAGGCTCCTGgggcctccgaggctgaggcgatggaggccccGGCGCCTACGACTGCCGAGACCGCGGTGTCCGCGATCGGCGtttctgcgtctgccgaggccacaatGGCGGAGGCTAGAGCCCCCAAGACCGCCGAGGCCATGATTGCAGAGGCCAGAGCTCCTGAGGTCACCATGGCCATTGTGATGGCAGCGAGGCCATCTGTGCAGGTggcggagatgcaggcggcggaggcctcggccgtgcccttggctcagggcccgccgttgttgcgggagagcgcccgggagatgGAGGTCTATCCGATATCCTCTGACAATACTTCCCAGGCGTGGGAGGTGGTCGGCGTCGAGGAGACTGATGCCGTGGAGCAGCTGGCGCCGCTCTTgggtgagggaagctcggccctcgtgcgggtgtga
- the LOC136552633 gene encoding transcription factor RSL3-like: protein MERSYTSSAPSMEIDMMAQFLGADDHCFTYEYEHVDESMEAIAALFLPTLETESNSSSSCLNYDVPPQCWPQPDHSSSVTSLLDPTENFESFEFPVIDPFSASGFDSHCATPYLTEDPSSLHGKHSSVIEEEAANVTPAAKKRKASATTKGSKKSRKVSKKDYIGDDDGGDAYVDMQSSSSCTSEDGDLEGNTNSSTKKAYTRASRGAATDPQSLYARKRRERINERLRILQNLVPNGTKVDISTMLEEAAQYVKFLQLQIKLLSSDDMWMYAPIAYNGINISNVDLNIPSLQK, encoded by the exons ATGGAGAGATCCTACACTTCATCTGCGCCATCGATGGAAATCGACATGATGGCTCAGTTTCTTGGAGCTGATGATCACTGCTTCACCTATGAGTATGAGCATGTGGATGAGTCCATGGAAGCAATAGCAGCTCTGTTCTTGCCTACCCTTGAGACTGAATCCAACTCCTCCTCTAGCTGTCTCAACTATGATGTCCCTCCACAATGCTGGCCTCAGCCAGACCATAGTTCTAGTGTTACCAGTTTGCTTGATCCAACGGAGAACTTTGAGAGCTTTGAGTTTCCAGTTATTGATCCGTTCTCCGCAAGCGGCTTCGATTCGCATTGTGCTACTCCCTACCTTACTGAGGATCCGAGCTCTCTACATGGCAAACATTCATCAGTCATAGAGGAAGAAGCAGCCAACGTTACACCTGCTGCTAAGAAGAGGAAGGCTAGTGCTACCACCAAG GGATCAAAGAAATCCAGGAAGGTGAGCAAAAAGGATTATATCGGCGATGATGATGGCGGCGATGCCTATGTTGACATGCAAAGCTCCAGTAGCTGCACCTCCGAGGACGGAGATCTTGAAGGAAATACGAATTCAAGCACGAAGAAGGCCTACACTAGGGCCAGCCGTGGAGCAGCAACTGATCCTCAGAGTCTCTATGCAAGG aagaggagagagaggatcAATGAAAGGCTGAGAATCTTGCAGAACTTGGTTCCCAATGGAACAAAA GTTGACATTAGTACGATGCTCGAGGAAGCAGCACAGTAtgtcaaatttttacagcttcaAATTAAG CTGTTGAGCTCTGACGACATGTGGATGTATGCGCCAATCGCGTACAATGGGATTAACATCAGCAATGTTGATCTGAACATCCCTTCTCTGCAAAAGTAA
- the LOC136552632 gene encoding transcription factor RSL3-like, translating into MERSYTSSAPSMEMDMMAQFLGADDHCFTYEYEHADESMEAIAALFLPTLETKSNSSSSCLNYDVPPQCWPQPDHSSSVTSLLDPTENFDSFEFSVIDPFPASGFDSHCATPYLTEDPSSLHGKHSSVIEEEAANVTPAAKKRKASATTKGSKKSRKVSKKDYIGDDDGGDGNVDMQSSSSCTSEDGDLEGNTNSSTKKAYTRASRGAATDPQSLYARKRRERINERLRILQNLVPNGTKVDISTMLEEAAQYVKFLQLQIKLLSSDDMWMYAPIAYNGINISNVDLNIPSLQK; encoded by the exons ATGGAGAGATCCTACACTTCATCTGCGCCATCGATGGAAATGGACATGATGGCTCAGTTTCTTGGAGCTGATGATCACTGCTTCACCTATGAGTATGAGCATGCGGATGAGTCCATGGAAGCAATAGCAGCTCTGTTCTTGCCTACCCTTGAGACTAAATCCAACTCCTCCTCTAGCTGTCTCAACTATGATGTCCCTCCACAATGCTGGCCTCAGCCAGACCATAGTTCTAGTGTTACCAGTTTGCTTGATCCAACGGAGAACTTTGATAGCTTTGAGTTTTCAGTTATTGATCCGTTCCCCGCAAGCGGCTTCGATTCGCATTGTGCTACTCCCTACCTTACTGAGGATCCGAGCTCTCTACATGGCAAACATTCATCAGTCATAGAGGAAGAAGCAGCCAACGTTACACCTGCTGCTAAGAAGAGGAAGGCTAGTGCTACCACCAAG GGATCAAAGAAATCTAGGAAGGTGAGCAAAAAGGATTATATCGGCGACGATGATGGCGGCGATGGCAATGTTGACATGCAAAGCTCCAGTAGCTGCACCTCCGAGGACGGAGATCTTGAAGGAAATACGAATTCAAGCACGAAGAAGGCCTACACTAGGGCCAGCCGTGGAGCAGCAACTGATCCTCAGAGTCTCTATGCAAGG aagaggagagagaggatcAATGAAAGGCTGAGAATCTTGCAGAACTTGGTTCCCAATGGAACAAAA GTTGACATTAGTACGATGCTCGAGGAAGCAGCACAGTATGTAAAATTTTTACAGCTTCAAATTAAG CTGTTGAGCTCTGACGACATGTGGATGTATGCGCCAATTGCGTACAATGGGATTAACATCAGCAATGTTGATCTGAACATCCCTTCTCTACAAAAGTAA